The nucleotide sequence TTTGCATATACTTATCAGTATTTGGGGAGCTGAGATTAGAATCTTAGTTACAAAAAGCATAGGACAAGACCAGTTCAGCTAAAGCAGAAACTCTTTTAATGGTAGCAGTAGGAGGTCCCTTATCCTCTTTGTGGGTGAGCTGCTACAGGACAATGTCACAAGGCCATAATACTACTCAATTGCCAATACCTGTCACTAGATACCTAATCCAAGAGGAGTGCAGGCAGACATTAAGACTGTGTAAAACAAAATGGACCAGTTCCCTAGCTGATACAAATGggtgtagcttcactgaagcTGATAGAGGTACACCCATTTGCACCACCTGAGGATAGGACCCATTGCTTACTGTGTCATACAAGCAATATGATGAGCAGTGGAGCTGGTTATACAGGGAGGAAAATGCAACCTGCTTTTCCCCCATGCTCTCTGTCAACATGCTCTCTTTGCGAGTAGCTCTACAGACCCACTTCTGCGGCACATGGAAATGTCAGCTAACCTCATCTTCATTTTACCATGAATACATTAAACTAAAACCAACAACCTCCTGCTAAACCAAGCACAAAATTAACCTAATAACAAATCTACCTGGCATCATGCCCTTAAATTTACTAAGACTGGGGCTTGGGCAATGGGCCAATGGAAGTGAATTGCAGCCCAGCCACTAGCCCAAGCCAATTAAACCACAGGTACTTTGAGCCAAAGCCTCCAAGCTGATCCTAATGACAATGACAGGGAACAAAGATCACCAGAGATGGGTCCTGGGCCTTACAGGGATTTGAAAATACTCCCAAGCACTTTTTAAATTGCATCCAGAATGAAACAGAAATGCAGTGTAAGGATTCAAGCATACCTCTCACCTGCTAAGAGTCCTGTCCAGTGCAAGAAATGGGCAGCTGAATTCTGCCCTGGATAGGGCTATCGGGTGGACCACTAAGGCCGGCCTGCATCTCGCCAGCTCATCACTCTTCCAGTGCTGATCATTAACCACCTACTCATTGAACATGAATTCAGCGGACATCTTTGTGCTTATTTCTCTCAGTTATTcagcattcatagattcatagatactaaggtcagaagggaccattctgatcatctagtccgacctcctgcacagcgcaggccacagaatctcacccacccactcctatgaaaaacctcacccctgtctgagctattgaagtccttaaatcatggttcaaagacttcaaggagcagagaagcctccctcaactcaaccatgccccatgctacagaggaaggtgaaaaacctccagggcctctccaatctgccctggaggaaaattccttcccgaccccaaatatggcaatcagctaaaccctgagcaatatgggcaagattcaccagccagatacccggaaagaattttctatagaactcagatcccatccagctaatatcccatctcaggggatttggcctattaccctgaatatttaaagatcaattacttaccaaaatcccattatcccatcataccatctcctccataaacttatcgagtagaatcttaaaaccagatagatcttttgcccccactgcttccttggaaggttattccaaaacttccactcctctgatggttaaaaaccttcgtctgatttcaagtctaacttcctggtggccagtttatacccatttgttcttgtgtccacattggtgctgagcttaaataattcctctccctctcctatatttatccctctgaatatttatagagagcaatcatatctcccctcaaccttcttttagttaggctaaacaagccaagctccttaagtctcctttcataagacaagttttccattcctcggatcatcctagtagcccttctctgtacctgctccagtttgaattcatcctttttaaacatgggagaccagaactgcacacagtattctaggtgaggtctcaccagtgccttgtataatggtactaaaacctccttatccctactggaaatgcctctcctgatgcatcccaaaaccgcattagcttttttcacagccatatcatattggcagctcatagtcatcctatgatcaaccaatactccaaggtccttctcctcttccgttacttctaattgatgcgtccccaacttatagctaaaattcttgttattaatccctaaatgcataaccttacacttctcactattaaatttcatcctattactattacttcagtttacaaggtaatccagatcctcctgtataatatcccgatccttctccgaattggcaatacctcccagctttgtatcatctgcaaactttattagcacactcccacttttttgtgccaaggtcagtaataaaaagattaaataagattggtcccaaaaccgatccctgaggaactccactggtaacctccctccaacctgacagttcgcctttcagtaggacccgttgcagtctcccctttaaccaattccttatccaccttttgatgttcatattgatccccatcttctccaatttaactaataattccccatgtggcatggtatcaaatgccttactgaaatctaggtaaattagatccactgcatttcctttatctaaaaaatctgttacttttttaaaaaaaggagattaggttggtttggcacgatctaccttttgtaaaaccatgttgtattttgtcccatttaccattgacttcaatgtccttaactaatttctccttcaaaattttttccaggaccttgcatactacagatgtcaaactaactggcctgtagttacccggatcacttttttttttcctttcttaaaaataggaactatattagcaattctccaatcattcggtactattcctgagtttacagattcattaaaattcttgctaatgggcttgcaatttcaggtgccaattcctttaatattcttggatgaagattatctgggccccccgatttagtcccattaagctgtttcagtttcgcttctatctctgatatggtaatatctacctctatatcctccttcccatttgtcatgctaccattatccccaagatcctctttagccttattaaagactgaggcaaagtatttgtttagatattgggccatgcctagattatctttaacctccgctccatcctcagtgttaagcggccccacttcttccttcttagttttcttcttatttatatggctatagaaccttttactattggttttaattccctttgcaaggtccaactctactcgacttttagcctgtctcacttgatccttacatgttctgacctcaattaggtacctttccttgctgatccctcccttcttccactccctgtatgctttctgcttcttcttaatcacctctctaagatgcttgctcatccagtttggtctacaactccttcctatgaattttttcccctttcttgggatacaggcttccaatagcttctgcagttttgatttaaagtaatcccaggcctcctctacctttagatccataagttcttcagtccaatccacttccctaactaatttccttaatttttgaaagtcagcccttttgaaatcaaaaccctagtgcagatttttttttgtaatccttccatttagtttgaactgaattagctcatgatcacttgagccaagattgtcccctacaaccatttcttctatgaggtccttgctactcaccaaaattaaatctaaaatggcatcccctctagtcagttcagcaactacttgatgaaggaatccatcagctatcgcatctaggaaaatctgagccctattattattactagcactggtcctccagtctatatctgggaagttaaagtctcccatgatcacgcagtttccattagtatttactttattaagacattaaaagggctctatccatatccaaattagatccggaggtctatagcacaccccaagcactatcgtaggagaggctttactagttttcttccccaatgtaatttttgcccagacagactctgtcttatccattgcatcgcttcttatttctttacattctacctcatcattgatatacaatgctactccaccccctttacctttgtttctgtctttcctaaagagcacatacccttcaatacctgtagtccagtcatgactactattccaccatgtttctgttatccctatgatatctggtttcacttcctgcaccagtagctctagtttctccattttgttacctagactcctcacattggtgtacaaacatcttaatttttgctgtttggcctcgctcacattttgtaccctattaggcacagtcattctacatccagtataacctattagactagtatccacaccgccctcactccttatatacattctcctacccacggctgtatccattcttacttcatctgcttccctctcaatgctaaaatctggcgtggagattttctggacatctcccatccatctccccccaattcctagtttaaagctctctttatcagttgtgccagcctcgatcctagaagtctatttccttccctactgagatgaagtccatcccgagagaactgacctctgtccgtgaatgcctcccagtggtcatacatcccaaagccctccttatagcaccactgcctaagccatctgttgacagtcataatcttgtcagacctttgttgcccttctctaggaacaggaaggatcccactaaagatcacctgagcctcaatttccttaagcgtcttccccagcctagcatagtctcccttaatactttccagcgagaatctagccgtatcatttgttcccacatgaaggataattaggggattctttcccgctccctttaggatccttttcaacctcaggtctacatcccgtatcttagcacccggaagacagcacacccttctattctcaggatcagctctagttacaggcctgtctattcttctcaataaagagtccccgatcacatagacctgccttttcctggtgacagtgctattctccagtctctcccctgttctctctggctgcaagttctttccattcctattttcccttacaatcttcttcaacccatcctgtatcctcctggggctcatatttggtgtagtctcccttgactcttcccctttttctatagggctagcctctcttctcttcttccttacccttccaccttcaacaagtacctgctgagccccttcttcattttccaactctgcaaacctgttcctaagctctatttctccttcactagcccgtctttttctctctttttcagcaTTCACACTGGGGAGAAGGAATCTTCCCTCAGCATTCTCACGTGAGCTATGCAAAGGTTGGGTAGGTGTAGGCAGAGTTACTTACCCACTTACTCCTTCCCCAGAGCAGGTGGAAGGGGAATGGACAGAGACTTAGCTCCTGCCCTTACTCACTGGCCAGAGTCATGAGGAAAGCAGTGCGAGCTGGGAATAGAAGTTGACATTGGTGCTATagaccagcagcaaattactatTCTGAGGAGCAAGGAGACAGCAAGGGAGGAATTGAGGCAGAGAAGGATGTCTCCTAAGGATACTTCTGGGAGCTCATGCATCACCCCTTGCTCAGGGTTGTATCTAATGTCACCATCTAGCCCTAAATCTTACCTTCATTCCATGCAGATGGCCACCTCCCTGCTTTCAATTACAAACTAGGGGCACTGGTGTGAACTAAACCTAAGAGGCTGAATTCAAACTGGGTTTGCACTGGCTTGTGCTACTGTAACCTCAGGAGCATGGAGTAGAAAGTCTGTTGGGGAGACCTCTATGATACCACATCTTCAGCATCCCCTCCACAATGGGATGGACAGTATGGGCAAGTGCAATCCAGTAAGTGGCTAGGAGTATTGCAAAGGTGGGTAGTGCGCATGCTAATTCAGTGCATCCCCTCAGCAGTCTCCACAGGGAAGGTTCCTGTGGAGCTCTGGCTAGAAACTAAACCTGTTGCCACATAATGAAAGCCCGAAGACAGGGTGGAAGCAGTAGTAATGTCTCCCCTTCCTCCGTGCAGAGAAATTAGTACCTTCCTCTACACTTAACTTAGGCCATTGTGTTTGACCACAGTCTAAAAGAAAACCTGCTAGTAGAGGAGCATGTACTGTGAGGAAAACATGGAAAGCTGGTTGGTTCAAAGTGCTGATAGAagtaacagagagagaaagaaaggaggatTTTTCTTTCTAGTATAAAGACCTGGTGACAAAACCACTGCCTTTCTGATTGAGAAAACCCTAGATATGTACAGCACATGGAAGCACACTTCTGCTGGAATGTATTTAAGTAAACATAAGCTATAGACAGGAAAGAGAACTAAGCAGGTTGTTCTTCCCTTTTCAGAGATGATTCTGCTGGCTGCATTCCTGGGCCTGGCTGAGGTGCTGCAACCATCCACGGGACAGGTAGGACAAGAGCTGAGTGGGAAACATTTTTCCAATCCCATGAATATTTTGAGATTTCTGAAATGTTCCTGTCCTGAAACAGGATGAAAAGTAAAAATTTCAACTATTTTTgcaaactggaaaagaaaaacacatttggTTCCAGACATTCGAAACATTCCACTTCAGTCATTTCAAAGCACTTCGTGTTGATTTTGACTatttttggggatgggggtgaaATTTTAAACCCAGTTAAGACCCTAAAGCAACACAAGCATTGAACGTGACTTAAGTCTTTAAAATGGTGCAAGTGTTCAAGGCAAACTAAAGGCCAGATCCTTCAAATACTTTCACGATTAACTTTACTCATATAAGTAGTCCTCTCTGTGGCAATAGGATTGCTCAGGTCAAACACATTAAGAAACAATTTTAGGATTAGGACCTAAGACCTTTAGCTGAGTGAGGCTGAATGAAAAGTGAAATGACACATACGTGCAGTAATACTGACTGAGCTTAGATGTTCATAATTGGAAAAACTGAAAGTTATAATGAAAACTGTTTTGTAACCTTAGGTGTGACATTCACGATCATGAAGAAATACTATAGTATactaaaacaaaaggaggacttgcggcaccttagagactaacaaatttatttgagcataagctttcgtgagcaacagctcacttcatcggatacactAAGGAACTCACATTTTTCATGGTATATTTGCAGATGTGAAAgaagaatttcaaaatgtcaaaagctTCAGCAAAAATTTCCAGACAGATGCTTAATAGTCACATAGCTCCATATAAGAATCTCTTTGCTATATCTCCGTGCAGctcttagcacaatgggatcctcatcaatgactagggttcctaggaGCAATcacaatgtaaataaataaataatttgatgTAGTTATTCTTGTCTTTACCAGCACTGAATATGGCCAAATATACAATATTTAGAAGAATCTGTCAATCTAAAAAAATCCTAAGATTAGATACTAATATTAGTTTCTCAGTTCTAAATTGTGCTCACCAGGAGCATATATGAAGTAGGGTGCTAGGTAACATAGAATACagatatcagaatctgacccataatttattaattaattattgatTCATtctgattaaattaattttaaaatatttcatgagCTAATGATGTTTATCAAGACACATTACTTGGAATTGATTCCTAGCTtcacatataaaatatttttcactcaCACAACCTATATGCGAAAAAAACattgtacttttttttatttagacaTCAGGTTTTGCTTCTCTGTCAACTGACAAAGCAGATCAACAAAAGGAGATTGTTGACAAGCACAATGCCCTAAGGAGAGGGGTGATGCCAACTGCTCGCAACATGCTGAGGATGGTAAGATGCATTTTGCAAACTAATCTGTAATGTATACTAATgttactaggtttcagagtagcagcagtgttagtctatatctgcaaaaagaaaaggagcacttgtggcatcttagagactaacaaatttctttgaggataagctttcgtgagctacagctcacttcatcggatgcatgcagttaCTAGAGAATTTGCAAGGTCACAGCATTTCAACCGGCAGAAAACATGCCATTAGAATCTTTTCCCCAATAAGATGTTAGAGAACATAGGAGTTTCAAGGGAAGGGAGCACGTTGCGGGTGACAAATCTTGCTGCTCATGAACAATATCTCCTTTCTGAGTGAATGGAAAACCCATTAGCTCTAGTCTCTCATGCGTCTTGTGGTATGTTCTCTCTAGCTAGTCACCATGATATCTAGCCTCCTAAGGTGTGCAGCTACTGAGCCCCTTCTCCTTTTACTGCCCAAATGAAAGAGAAGGAGTTGTCAAGATTTTaaacactttgaaaatgcaaTATCCAAGTGTATGTTCTCTTCTACATTCTGCATTACTAAGAGGTGCACATCTGAACATGTAATGCTTCTCATTTCATTAAGGAATGGAGTCCTGCAGCTGCAGAGAAAGCCAAAAGTTGGGCAAATGAATGTATTTTATCCCACAGTcctgaaaacagaaggaaaactaGTAAGTAAAGTGTCAGTTTTAAATGAATAATGCAAAATTCAACCAATGTTCAGATAATATAACCCCATTCATATTTAAGTAGTATTAATATTTTGCTGAATGAATAACATTTATAACAGCAGAGTGTATGGATTCATCTATTCTGCTGTGTGATATTTAGAGTTAAGCAATATCTTTTGAATATAGACTAAATTTCAACattaaagaaataatgaaaaatttccaagaaatttcacaatttttaatttttgggaaaaaagggaaaatttttcaaatgtttttgtttagatttatCTCCTTCCAATCTCCCTCCTCCAACTCCTTATCCCTAAACAGTTCTAACAATATGAAGAGTATTTTGTGTGAAGGTAAAACACTTTTAATTGAGGTCACAGAGTGATGAACAATGCTGTTGTTACTTTGAGCTTATTCAAGACtggacccaaaacaaaacaatggacaTGAACGTTCCTGACACATGAGAAAGtttgaatccagatccaaatttaaGTTTTGATTCTGATCTATGttgcaccagttttacactggtgtaatgccattgacttccatggagttactcaTAATTTAAGAATCATTGCAAGAAAACTTATTTTCTCAGTATTTTCAGAACAAACACCAGGGTGGATTAAGAACATAAGCACAGCCATATTGgttcagaccaaaagtccatcagcacagtatcctgtcttgcgactgtggccaatgccaggtgccccagagggaatgaacagaaaagttaatcatccagtgatccattccctgctgcccactcccagcttctggcaaacagaagctagggacaccatccctgcccatgctgggtaatagccattgatggacctatcctccatgaatttatctagttcttttttgaaccctgttgtagtcttggcctttacaacatcttctggcaaagaattccacaggttgactgtggattgtgtgaagaaatacttccttttgtttgttttaatcctgctgcctattaatttcatttggtgacccatagttcttgtgtgatgagaaggagtaaataacactttcttatttactttctgcacatcagtcatgattttatagacctcaatcatatcgcCCCTCTGTCTCTTTCACAAGCTGAATAGCCCCTGTCttatttatctctcctcatacagaagctgttccatacccctaatcatttttgttgcccttttctgaatcttttccaattccaatagatcttttttgagatggggcgactacatctgcatgcagtattcaagatgtgggcataccatggatttatatagaggcaatatgatattttctgtcttattctctatccctttcttaaagattcccaacattctgttcgcttttttgactgccgctgcacattgagtggatgtttttagagaactatccacaactccaagagctctttcttaagtggtaacagctcatttagaccccatcactttttctatattgttgggattatgttttccattatgcattactttgcatttatcaatagtgaatttcatctgccattttgttgcccagtcacccagttttgagagatccttttctagctcttcgcagtctgcctgggacttaactatcttgagtagttttgtatcatcggcaaattttgccacttcactatttacccctttttccagatcatttataaatatattgaataggactggtcccagtgcagacccctgggggacaccactatttacctctctccattctgaaaactgataatttattcctaccctttgttgcctatcttttaaccagttaccaattcatGAGAACACCCATATCCCATGggttccctcttatcccatgacagcttactttgcttaagagcctttggtgagggaccttgtcaaagtctttctgaaaatctaagaacactatatccactggatccccagtatgcccagtactgaagtcaggcttactgccctgtaattcccaggatcacctctggagccctttttaaaaattggcatcacattagctatgctACAGTCATtcggtacagaagctgatttaaatgataggttacaaaccacagttagtagttctgcaatctcacatttgagttctttcagaactcttggctaaataccatttggtcctggtgacttataactgttaagtttatcaatttgttccaaaatctcctctaatgacacctcaatctggaacagttcctcagatttgtcacctaaaaagaatggctcaggtttgggaatctccctcacatcctcggCCATGAAgcctgatgcaaagaattaatttagtttctccacagtggccttatcatccttgagtgctcctttagcatctcgagtGTCCAGATGCCCCACCAGTTGTTTAGCAGGCAAAAAAAATTTGTCTATAAATTTTtcagtctttggctagttgttcttcaaattcttttttggccttcctaataatatttttgcacttcatttgccagagtttatgctcctttctattttcctcacaaggatttaacttccactttttaaaggatgcctttttgtctctcactccTTTTTTTACTGTGTTGTTTAGCCATTGTGTCACTTTTTTGGTTTGCTTACTatggtttttaatttggggtatacatttaagttgagcatctattgtggtgtctttaaaaagtttccattcagCTTGTAGATCCTTAACAGTAGCTCCTTGAAATATAGACATAGTTTATGGAGGAAACCAGAAGGCTGGGCCAGTATGAGACTATTCAGGATCTGAATCTTTGAATGCTTGTGAGAATCAAAGTTAACCTTTGAACCATTGGGATTTACCCAACACCATTCACTCATGACCTGGAGAGTGACAAAGGGCAAGACTGTAGTGTGTGGATGTTCAGGAAATGAAACAAATTCTTCCCACCAGACTCTCCTATAAACTCTTGAATCTTCTACTGGTTCTACCCACATGATGAAGCGCTTGTATTTTCTTAAGCCCCTTTCATCAGTTTTTGTGAATGGTTTCCTTTCCATTTTCAGCAGTGAGCTGTGGTGAAAATCTCTACATGTCAACTGCACCCAATTCTTGGTCAGATGCAATTCAAGCCTGGTACAATGAGGTGGAAAATTTCATGTATGACATTGGACCAACCAAACCAGGTGCAGTGATTGGCCATTATACTCAGGTAGGGACCATAACACCACTTGTTACATTCATGTTTTAACTGATACATGTTTGACTAAATGATTATCACAGGTAGGAGAAATAACAGCTTCAATATATCTAAAGAAAATAAACACCATGAAGAATAAGAATTATTCCAACAGAGAAAAATTAAtgtggcaaaaagaaaataagaatatGGAAATTGTAGACTAAATATTATGACCAACTTCCTCACAGTGAGGTCTTTTTAACTAAGGGATACAGTGGAAACCCTATGGTTTGGATATTTTAAAACTAGGCTAGACCAAACTCCTTAAGTTGTAGGGAACAATACCGCATTGGCAGAGGGATAGACTCGATAACCTACTAGATTTTTTTCTTGTGGGTGTAATGTTGTTCTTGCTGTACTGATGGCAAATTAGGTTATAAGTTATTATCTTCCCATAGCGTTCCTTCAATAACTTCTTCAGACACATACACATTCACAAATTATAAACTAATCAAGCTAATTCTCCTACAGGTTAGGAAGAAAGAATGTGTGAgagaatttatttgtattttttgaatattttggaGATCCTAAGTTATTACTGGAATGGGGGCGAGATAAGAACCTAGAGAGATAAAGATCTctagataaaaaagaaaaggagtacctgtggcaccccaacctgaagcaaatactcaccagcaaccacacaccacacaacagaaccactaacccaggaacctatccttgcaacaaagcatgttgccaactgtgtccacatatctattcggggacaccatcatagggcctaatcacatcagccacactatcagaggcttgttcacctgcacatctacaaatgtgatatatgccatcatgtgccagcaatacccctctgccatgtacattggtcaaactggacagtctctacgtaaaagaataaatggacacaaatcaggcatcaagaattataacattcaaaaaccagtcagagaacacttcaatctctctggtcactcgattacagacctaagagtggctattcttcaacaaaaaaacttcagaaacagactccaaggagagacttctgaattggaattaatttgcaaactggatacaattaatttaggcttgaatagagactgggtgtgg is from Dermochelys coriacea isolate rDerCor1 chromosome 3, rDerCor1.pri.v4, whole genome shotgun sequence and encodes:
- the LOC119852947 gene encoding cysteine-rich venom protein-like, which produces MILLAAFLGLAEVLQPSTGQTSGFASLSTDKADQQKEIVDKHNALRRGVMPTARNMLRMEWSPAAAEKAKSWANECILSHSPENRRKTTVSCGENLYMSTAPNSWSDAIQAWYNEVENFMYDIGPTKPGAVIGHYTQVVWYKSYQTGCAVAFCPESEYKYFYVCHYCPAGNINTLKTPYDSGAACGDCPNACNNGLCTNPCTYVDTYSNCPDLAKNYGCEHFMIKKYCLATCRCTTEIK